A window of the Eulemur rufifrons isolate Redbay chromosome 6, OSU_ERuf_1, whole genome shotgun sequence genome harbors these coding sequences:
- the IRF7 gene encoding interferon regulatory factor 7 → MALAPERGAPRVLFGEWLLRQISSGCYEGLQWLDTAHTRFRVPWKHFARKDLGEADARIFKAWAVARGRWPPSSRRGDQPHREAAERAGWKTNFRCALHSTRRFVMLQDNSWDPTDPHKVYALSSELGGREGPGIDPGEEDALRGAPSTQSGPPGPLLAREGSELQGPCPVPAGDTGDLLLQAMQQSCLGDHLKAVRGVELDPSQAPGEGQEGPALSGGCAGGPGLPAGQLHSAWAVEAAPTSEPQPPDLTTRCQLRQPPPDAGQGVAPETRPAPGPSIHAASGEPSLGVLDVTIMYKGRAVLQEVVGRPRCLLLYGPPGPAVQAAEPQHVAFPSPAELPDQKQLRYTEELLRHVAPGLQLELRGLWLWARRMGKCKVYWEVGGPLGSASPSTHARLLPRNCDTPIFNFSTFFQELVEFRARQRRGSPHYTIYLGFGQDLSAGRPKEKSLVLVKLEPWLCRAYLEGVQREGVSSLDSSLSLCLSSTNSLYDDIEHFLMELEQPA, encoded by the exons ATGGCCTTGGCTCCGGAGAG GGGGGCTCCTCGTGTGCTGTTTGGAGAGTGGCTTCTGCGCCAGATCAGCAGTGGCTGCTACGAGGGGCTGCAGTGGCTGGACACGGCCCACACTCGCTTCCGGGTGCCCTGGAAGCACTTCGCACGCAAAGACCTGGGTGAGGCCGACGCGCGCATCTTCAAG gCTTGGGCAGTGGCCCGCGGCAGGTGGCCACCCAGTAGCAGGAGAGGTGACCAGCCGCACCGCGAAGCTGCAGAGCGTGCAGGCTGGAAAACCAACTTTCGCTGTGCGCTGCACAGCACTCGGCGCTTCGTGATGCTACAAGACAACTCCTGGGACCCCACTGACCCTCACAAGGTGTATGCGCTCAGCTCTGAGCTGGGCGGGAGAG AAGGCCCAGGCATCGACCCCGGTGAGGAAGATGCCCTCAGGGGTGCCCCAAGCACACAG AGTGGGCCCCCAGGGCCACTCCTGGCAAGAGAAGGCTCTGAGCTGCAAGGCCCATGCCCTGTTCCAGCTGGTGACACGGGGGACCTCTTGCTCCAGGCCATGCAGCAGAGTTGCCTTGGGGACCATCTGAAAGCTGTGCGTGGGGTAGAGCTGGacccctcccaggcccctggagagggCCAGGAGGGGCCGGCCCTGAGCGGGGGCTGTGCTGGAG GCCCAGGGCTCCCTGCTGGGCAGCTGCACTCAGCATGGGCGGTGGAAGCTGCCCCTACCTCCGAGCCCCAGCCCCCCGACCTAACGACAAGATGCCAGCTCAGGCAGCCCCCTCCAGATGCAGGCCAGGGTGTGGCTCCAGAGACTCGCCCGGCCCCTGGCCCCAGCATCCACGCTGCATCGGGAG agcccagcctgggggTACTGGACGTGACCATCATGTATAAGGGCCGAGCAGTGCTGCAGGAGGTAGTGGGGCGCCCGCGCTGCTTGCTCCTCTACGGCCCCCCAGGCCCGGCTGTCCAGGCTGCAGAGCCCCAGCACGTGGCGTTCCCCAGCCCTGCGGAGCTCCCTGACCAGAAGCAGCTCCGCTACACAGAGGAGCTACTGCGGCACGTGGCCCCTGGGCTGCAGCTGGAGCTGCGGGGGCTGTGGCTGTGGGCCCGGCGCATGGGCAAATGCAAGGTGTACTGGGAGGTGGGCGGCCCCCTGGGCTCTGccagcccctccacccatgcccgCCTGCTGCCACGGAACTGTGACACCCCCATCTTCAACTTCAGCACCTTCTTCCAAG AGCTGGTGGAATTCCGGGCTCGGCAGCGCCGGGGCTCCCCCCACTACACTATCTACCTGGGCTTCGGGCAGGACCTGTCTGCggggaggcccaaggagaagaGCCTGGTCCTGGTGAAG CTGGAGCCGTGGCTATGCCGGGCCTACCTGGAGGGCGTGCAGCGTGAAGGCGTGTCCTCCCTCGACAGCAGCCTCAGCCTCTGCCTGTCCAGCACCAACAGCCTCTACGACGACATCGAGCACTTCCTCATGGAGCTGGAGCAACCCGCCTAG